One part of the Haliotis asinina isolate JCU_RB_2024 chromosome 2, JCU_Hal_asi_v2, whole genome shotgun sequence genome encodes these proteins:
- the LOC137272450 gene encoding uncharacterized protein → MVNLFILSTVLTKYKRRWHYVTVLLNLTRRKRYTRMGLLSFCVVAVMLGVVSSQADIATTVFHQLDAAKNNYLTLANFNAYFNQFDLDGNGSITKQDYYQLDTNHAHADKQFALYDVDKDGVLTLKDVKIIVGKFDVDGDGKITMAEFTANYAKLLVGTGGAPVGK, encoded by the exons ATGGTCAATCTTTTTATCTTATCTACTGTGTTGACCAAGTATAAAAGACGCTGGCACTATGTTACCGTCCTACTTAATCTGACTCGAAGGAAAAG GTACACAAGAATGGGTCTGTTGTCCTTCTGCGTGGTTGCTGTTATGTTGGG GGTTGTCTCCTCCCAGGCTGACATTGCTACAACCGTCTTTCACCAACTCGATGCTGCCAAAAACAACTATTTGACACTGGCCAACTTTAATGCCTACTTCAATCAGTTCGACTTAGATG GCAATGGATCAATCACCAAGCAGGACTACTATCAGCTCGACACCAACCATGCCCACGCTGATAAACAGTTTGCGCTGTATGATGTTGATAAAGATGGAGTACTGACGTTGAAGGATGTTAAAATAATCGTCGGCAAGTTTGACGTTGACG GTGATGGTAAAATAACAATGGCCGAATTCACAGCGAACTACGCCAAG CTTCTGGTAGGTACGGGAGGCGCCCCTGTTGGCAAATAG